CTCTTATCGCCCTGTTTTGTCAAAGGCTTGATCAGCCCGGAGCGCTCGCCCATCAGAATGATAAAGCCGGAGAGCAGGCCGATCCCCACGAAAATGTAGATCATCGTGAATATCTTACCCGCGTCCGTTTTGGGGTAATAATCCCCATAACCTACGGTAGTGAGAGTGGTGATCGTGAAATACAGCGAATCGAGCGCGCGCCAGCCTTCCACTTTCGAATAGAACCACGTGCCGAGCAGAAGAATGCCAACGACCCAATAGAAAAGGGCGCGAAATTCCCTGTCCTGTAAACCATGCCAAAGACTTCGAAAAAAACGATAGAGCAGAATGAAGAACGCGGGCATTTAACTCTCCTTTTGATTCCTTTGCCTGATGACCTCGAACATCAAAACCGATCCCGCCACCCCGGCATTGAGGGATTCGGTCTCCCCTTTCATGGGAATACTGATCTTTCCATTCGCCACCTTCCGCGCGTTATCGCTGACCCCTTCCGCTTCGCTTCCGACAATCAAAGCGATTGGCTTTGTTAGATCGGTTTCCCAGAACGGTTGACCGTCCATATCTGCGATGTAAACCTTCATTCCGGCTACAGTTTTTTCAATTTCATCCCAACTCATTTCGTGAATTGGAAGACGAAAATGTGCGCCCATACCGGAGCGGAGGACTTTTGGCGCGAATGCATCCGTCGTTTCGGGCGGAATGAGAACCGCGTCCACGCCCGATGCCGCCGCAGACCTCAACAATGTCCCCAAATTCCCCGGGTCGCGGACCTGGTCTGGGATGAGGATGAAATTGGGAGATTGGGGAATTGGTAATTGGAGATATTCAACAACCGCGAGAATACCCTGTGGTGCCTCCGTTTCACTAATGGATTTCATCACACTGGGGGAGACTTCTTCCACATCCACGCCTTTCAACCTTAAGCCTTCAATTTGTAACCTGCCCCTCTCGCTCAACGTCTCATCGTACAAGACAATCTCAAATCTCCAATCTCCCTTCGCTGCTTCTTCCACCAATCTCACTCCCTCCACTACAAAGGCTCCAGCTTCGCGGCGTTCTTTGGGGCGTCCCAGTAGAGCGCGGACGAGCTTTATTTTTGGGTTTTGGTTGGATGTGATCATGGGGAGAGTGAACGTTGAATAGTGAACGGTAATAACTATTCGATTTCCAGTTTCCAAATCTTCATAAATTCGTCAATCGTTGCCTTGTCAAAGAGCACGATGCGAACTTGCTTCACACTGGAATTCGTATTCTTCTCAAAATTATCTGTAATCGCCTTGAAGATAATTCCCGCCGCGCGGTCTTTTGGAAAACCGAAGATGCCGGTGGAGATCGCAGGCAAGGAAATAGACTCACACTTTAATTCGTCCGCCACTTGCAGAGAACCCGTCACAGCATCATGTAATTTGGAATCCTCGTCCCCGCTTGTGCCCACATCGTGGGTATCGCCCCATACCGGACCCACAGCGTGGATCACGTATTTCGCAGGCAGATTCCCGCCCGAGGTCCATGCAGGATGCGCGTGGGAAACCAACCCGTATTTATGGATCCAATCCTCGCTCTCCTGTTGGATCGCTGGTCCACCTTTCTTCGAGATTGCCCATGCCACCCCGCCGCCGTGCGCAAGATGCTCGTTCGCGGCGTTGACGATGGCATCCACTTCCTCGATGGTGATGTCGCCCTGCACGATCTGCAGCAATTGACCTGATGAAAATGTTTTTTCGATCAAAACGGAATTCATGTGAATATTTTACCCCCGTTAAATATTGTAGGGGCGGGGTAACCCCGCCCCTACGCATTATTATTTCGTTTGCGCCACCACGGCGGCGAAGGCTTGCGGATTTTTCACTGCGATATCGGCAAGCATCTTGCGGTTGATCTCGATGTTCGCCTTCTTCATGGCTGCCACCAAACGGCTGTAGGTGGTGCCGTTCAGCCGGGCCGCGGCGTTGATGCGGGCGATCCACAACTTGCGCAGATCGCGTTTGCGCACGCGGCGGTCGCGGGTCGCATACCAGAGGCTTTTCAACATCGCCTCGTTGGCGCGCTTGAACAAAAAGTGCTTTGCCCCGCGTTGACCCTTCGTGATCTTCAAAACTTTCTTGTGACGTAAGTGCCCTTGCGGGCCTCCCTTAACGCGCATTGTATTTCTACCTCCTGCAAACTCGCGGGCGTCGGCGGGTCTAACCGCCAGTTGCGCACACCCGAAAGCCGCAAATCAAAATTTACGACGACCGGTCTCGATAAACTCGACCTTCAGGAAGATTACTCTTCCATGTTGGGCGCGAGGCGCTTGATGCGCTTCACGTACTTGCGGCCCTGCACTGTCACCATCTCGCTCAAAAGCGCCTTGGTGCGGTCCGACGTGCGTCGGCGCAGGTGGCTCTTGCCGCCTTTGGTGCGGACAAGGGTGCCGGAACCCGTCAGGCGAAAACGTTTGGAAGTCGCCTTATGGGTCTTCAATTTATATTTTTTGCCGGGTTTTGCTTTGCGTGGCATCGCATAGACTCCTTTCAGACAAAATAATCCGCGGACATTTCTGCCCGCGGACGAATCAACATCTTTGGGTCTTGCTCTTCGCCCAAACTACGCCTCGGTCTTCGCCTCAGCCTGTTCGGGTTTCTCTTTCTTTTTCGCCGCCCCAGCTTTTGCGGGAGCCATCACCACCAGCATGGTGCGTCCCTCCATTTGCGGCGGGACTTCGATGACGGCGATATCGGCAAGGTCGGCGGCAATTTCTTTCAAGTCTTCGAGCGCGATCTCGGGGTAATCCATTTCGCGTCCCCGGAACTTGACCGTCACCCGCACCTTGTGTCCCTGCCCAAGCCAGCGGCGGGCATCGTCCACTTTGAAGCCGCGATGGGCGGAATTGGTCTTGGGGCGCAGGCGGATCTCCTTGACCTCGATCTTGGTTTGTGATTTTCTTGCTTCGCGTTCCTTCTTCGCCTTCTCGTAGATGAATTTACCGAAATCCATCACGCGGCAGACGGGCGGGTTCGCACCGGGCGAGACCTCTACCAGGTCCATCTCCGCTTCACGTGCGATCTTCAAGGCTTCCTTGATGGAAACGACTCCCACGTTGCCCCCATCCGGACCGATCAGGCGCACCTCCGCCACGCGGATGCCCTCATTTACTCGAAACTCGTTGGCGCTTATATGCTTCTCCTCTTGCTTTTAGACAAAAACAAACCCAGCTCTTGGCTGGTTTTTAGCGGGCGAATAATACCATGAAGGCGGGGGAGTCGTCAACGAAAATGCCCGGACTATCGCGCCGAATCCACCATGGGTAAAAAGACAGTGCGATACAGGGCGTCGTGCTCATCCGGGTGGGAGAAAAGCACGATCACGAGCGACGAATCGCCGTCTTCCGCGATGGCGATATCCACAGGCCTCTGGTTCGAAGTGGCGTAGTAAAAAATCCATTCGTACCCATTTGCCCGGCGCGTGCCAGCCTCCGCAGGCGGACCGTCCAGGCCGCGATAGCCGTTCAAACTGGATGAAAAATAATCCACCAGGTCCTGCGCTGTGATATCGGACCGGAAGGCTGTAACCTGGGTGATATCAAAGACGGAGGCTCCCCGCCAGAAAAATCCATCGATTGTTAATTCCCAGTCGCCGGGGACATCCACCGTCACCCCGGAGATGCGCTCACGGTTCAACTCGAGGGCAGGCGTCCCTGTGTATGGAACCAGGAAATCAGCGGGGGAAGAAACGGCAAGACAGGAATCGTCCGGCCGCAAAAGCGGATTGGCAATAAAATCCAGCGCGATCTTGAGGGCGCAGGCATCGTCAGTGGTTGGGACATGCCCCATGGCGGGGAATTCGTAATAAAAACTGTTTGCCAGCCGTTCTGCAACTTGTTTCCCGTAGAAGGGAGGCGTGGCGGGATCGAACGATCCTTCGATGACCAGGCTGGGGATGTCGCTCACGACCGCATCCTTCTCGCCGAGGTTGGGTCCGGGGATGCC
This portion of the Anaerolineales bacterium genome encodes:
- a CDS encoding RNA methyltransferase translates to MITSNQNPKIKLVRALLGRPKERREAGAFVVEGVRLVEEAAKGDWRFEIVLYDETLSERGRLQIEGLRLKGVDVEEVSPSVMKSISETEAPQGILAVVEYLQLPIPQSPNFILIPDQVRDPGNLGTLLRSAAASGVDAVLIPPETTDAFAPKVLRSGMGAHFRLPIHEMSWDEIEKTVAGMKVYIADMDGQPFWETDLTKPIALIVGSEAEGVSDNARKVANGKISIPMKGETESLNAGVAGSVLMFEVIRQRNQKES
- a CDS encoding 50S ribosomal protein L35, translating into MPRKAKPGKKYKLKTHKATSKRFRLTGSGTLVRTKGGKSHLRRRTSDRTKALLSEMVTVQGRKYVKRIKRLAPNMEE
- a CDS encoding macro domain-containing protein: MNSVLIEKTFSSGQLLQIVQGDITIEEVDAIVNAANEHLAHGGGVAWAISKKGGPAIQQESEDWIHKYGLVSHAHPAWTSGGNLPAKYVIHAVGPVWGDTHDVGTSGDEDSKLHDAVTGSLQVADELKCESISLPAISTGIFGFPKDRAAGIIFKAITDNFEKNTNSSVKQVRIVLFDKATIDEFMKIWKLEIE
- the rplT gene encoding 50S ribosomal protein L20; its protein translation is MRVKGGPQGHLRHKKVLKITKGQRGAKHFLFKRANEAMLKSLWYATRDRRVRKRDLRKLWIARINAAARLNGTTYSRLVAAMKKANIEINRKMLADIAVKNPQAFAAVVAQTK
- a CDS encoding translation initiation factor IF-3, whose product is MSANEFRVNEGIRVAEVRLIGPDGGNVGVVSIKEALKIAREAEMDLVEVSPGANPPVCRVMDFGKFIYEKAKKEREARKSQTKIEVKEIRLRPKTNSAHRGFKVDDARRWLGQGHKVRVTVKFRGREMDYPEIALEDLKEIAADLADIAVIEVPPQMEGRTMLVVMAPAKAGAAKKKEKPEQAEAKTEA
- a CDS encoding two pore domain potassium channel family protein gives rise to the protein MPAFFILLYRFFRSLWHGLQDREFRALFYWVVGILLLGTWFYSKVEGWRALDSLYFTITTLTTVGYGDYYPKTDAGKIFTMIYIFVGIGLLSGFIILMGERSGLIKPLTKQGDKRDDENKLS